CTTCTAACCGGAATCGGAATCCCAAGACCAAAAATCAAGTCGCCGAAAATGACCTTCGCGCCGTTTTCAACCAGGGCTTCGGCCATGCCGAAACGATCAACCGCGCTAACCAGTAAAACCCGCTGTCCTTTTCGCATAATTCCTTCCTGAAAAAGCTGGTCAACCACCTGCCGTTCCAGGGTGTTCTTTAGACCTGAGCCGTCACAGGCCGGTGTTATTTTCAAGGTGTTAAGGAGTCTTAGCCCGTCTTTTATAGGATACCGTCTTTTTCGGGCTACCAGGTAAACGTCTATCCCGCCGAGCCCGATCGCATCCACGTTGCCGTCAAGTTCCCGGAGCAAGGCCACCGCCTTTTCCAGGTCACCGTCCGTACCACGCCGGCTGATCTCGAAGCTCTCGCCAAGCAAATCGACGGTTACCGTATGGTCGCGTTTGGAAGAGCCCAGACTCACACTTACAACCTTCTTCAGCAATACCCCTCCTTATTAAATCGCATCTTACAGCGAAAGGATCATAAACCGAAAACTTCCTCAACATTTTAGCCGAAACGGTAAAAAAAAACAAGGCCCGGCAAACAGGGCCGTCAACCATCGGGGCTGTTAGGGCCTTTGACGGGGAAACTTAAGCGATTGCAAAGTAGTTTTAACGTACCGTTGAGGGCCGGGCGGTTCCGGCTCGTCCGGGTTAGGTAAGAGTTTGGCGAAAGATAATCCGTCCGCCAGTGAGACCTCAAGATCAAGATAACGTAAGTGAGTGTTGCTGTTATCTCTTATATCCACAAAAAGATGGTGGGTGCCGGCTTCCGGTTCCCGCAACACCGAACAGTTTATCCGGAGCCCAGTACCCTCCCAAGTTTTTCTCCAATCTGAAGATATCCGGGTATTCTGTCATATCATAACCGTCAATTCTGAACAACAGCCTTTCCGCATTAAGAAGCTTGGCCGTATCCGGTTGTTCAGGCGAGGTGGCCGGACAATCCGAACATTAATTTCCCGGTGTGAAACCATCCACCGCAAGAGCAGCAAGCCTTTCACCCTGGAATTGACCGTCCTTTGCCCTTATAACAAGTTTTTGCCTGTTGGATCAATCTCACCGTATTTTCTCCAATTTAAATTATTTTCCTTCTCCGACCATAATAATTAGTCGCGGCGCATAAGACGTCTGGCCTTGAAAACAACCTGGCGGCCGTATCTGGCCCGTAAACCGTCAATAGCGCTCTCCACCCGCCGTGTCTTTTCATCCCTGTCTAAAGACGGCGCAAGGGAAAGCTGTTCCCACTCCGTAAGACCCGAGGCCTTGATGCCGACCAGACGCCATGGCGGCCTGCCGCTGTGACGTTGGAACAGCTCGCATGCCGCCCTGTAAAGGGCGACGCCGCTGTCGGTGGCTTCGAGGAAGGTGACGGAACGGGTGATGGTGCGGAAACCGGCGAATCGTAGTTTCAGGGTAACGGTTCTTGCCTTAGTCCCACCGGCGCGCAGCCGGTAGCCTACTTCTTCCGCCTGAGCCATCAGGGTCGCGAGGATTTGATCGCGGTCGGCCACATCTTGAGGGAAGGTTGTCTCTTCGGAAACCGACCTGGCCTTGCGGACCGGCGGAAAATCGCGGTTGTCCAGTCCTTGAGCTGAGCGCTGGAAGGCAACCGAAGCGTTGCCCAACACGCCTTTAAGAAGCTCAACCGGCGCGGCGGCAAGGTCTCCTACGGTTACGACACCGATGCCGGCCAGCCTTTCGGCCGATTTAGGACCGACGCCGGGCAGGACCCGCGCCGGCAAAGGCCACAGCACCTCGGGGACGTCCGCGGGCCAGAGGGCTTTAACCCCGTCGGGCTTCGCAAGGCCGCAGGCGACCTTTGCCAGCAGTTTATTGACGGAAACCCCGATGGAAAGGGGAAGGTTAAGCTCCCGGCTGACAGCAGCGCGGATTTCCGCCGCCGCTGCTAGGCCGGTCCCTCCGTCTACGGTCAGATACGCCTCGTCTATTGAGACAACCTCGATTTCCGGTGTAAAACGCTCCCACACCCTCCGGACCCGCCCTGATACCTCCCGGTAGCGGCGGAAGTCTACCGGAAGGAGAATGGCTTCGGGGCAAATGTCCAATGCCCGGCGGACAGGCATGGCGGAATGCACGCCGAATCGCCTGGCCTCATAAGAACAAGCGGCGACCACGCCCCGCGCTTCGGGACTGCCGCCGACGATAACCGGTCTGCCGCGATACTCCTGGTGGTCGCGCTGTTCCACCGAAGCAAAGAAGGCATCCAGATCGCAGTGAAGAATATCGCGCGCCTTCATCTCCCCGGCTCAACTCCTTAATTTCACTATTCCTCGCTCTTCAGCGTTTTTCGTCAGATGGAATCTCCCAAGGCGTTACTTTATGTATTTCCTTCTGTAATTGACGGTCGCGGAAGACCCCGGCGATGCCGGTAAGTATCAATGCCGCCCCGGCTACAGTCCAGATATTTATTGATTCTCTCAGGATCAACCAGCCGAGAACGGCCGCGATTACCGGGTTTACGTAAGAATAGGTCATCAGTATGCTCGTCGGGAGCAAACGCAGAGCTTTAATAAAAGAAGTGAAAGCCAGGATGGACCCGAAAACCACGAGATATCCCCAGGCCCATAAAGCCTCAGCGGTCGGACTGGGTACAGGCTCGCGGAAAACAAGCGCCAAGAGGGCAAAACCCAACCCGCCGAAGATCTGTTGATAGCCCGAGCTTGCGGTGACGGTCAGCTTAACCTGCTTGCGGCGCTGCAGGATTAAACCCGCCGACCAGCAGACAGGGGCGGCGAGCAGCGCAATAATAGCGCCTGCGCCCGCTCCGGCGCCGGATGAAAGTCCGGGAAGGGTAAGCAAACCCAACCCGGCAAACCCTATCAACAGCGAGACTGAAAGGCGCCGCGAAGGGAGTTTCCGGTCAAGAACGGCTTCCATCAGGGAAACCCAGATCGGCATCGACCCTACGAGCAGAGCCGCATAACCGGAGGCAGCCCGCTGCTCGGCCCATAACACAAGGCCGTTTCCGCCGACCCAGAGCAAGACACCGGAAGCGATCAGAATCTTTAACTCTCCGCCGGACACACGTAGCCGCTTTCGGGAAACCGCCGCCCAAAGGAGAAGGAGGCCACCGGCAAGCAACATTCGGGTGCAACCCATCGTGAAAGGCGGAAAACCGGCGCCCTCACGCACAGCCACGCGAATGGCCAGGTAGGTGCTGCCCCAGACAATATAAACCACGAACAGATACAGCAGCCCTTCCCAGGTTACCGGTGAATCCCTGACCGGAACATTGTTACCGCTGCTGCCAGGCGCTGATTTCATAGCCGTGTTATACCCCGAAAAAGGTACGGGTTAAGTACTCAAAAAACCTTGTGTTTCAGAACACCTGAAATATACCGCACTTCAGGTAGTAGGTTTCGGGCATGGCCGGGAGTATCGGGTGGTCACGCGCCTGACGGCGGAGTTCAACCAGACGTATGGTCCGTTTTGCGTCACGGGCAGCGGCGGCGATCACCTCGAAAAATAGCCCCTCGCCGAGATGATACGAACACGAGCAGGACACGAGGTACCCACCCGGGTTAAGCAGCTTAAGCGCCCGCAGGTTTATCTCTTTATAACCCCGCACGGCCCCCTCAACGGCGCTTTTTGATTTGGTAAAGGCCGGCGGGTCGAGTATCACCAGGTCGAACCGTTCCCCGTCCCCGGCAAGGCCGCGCAGCTCGTCAAAGCAGTTCCCTTCCCGGAAAAAACATCTGTCGGCGACACCATTCAGGGCGGCGTTTGCCGCCGCCAGTTCCAGGGCAGGACCGGAGGTGTCGAGAGCGAGGACCGATGCCGCACCGCCGCGCGCAGCGCTGACGGTAAAGCCCCCCGTGTAACAAAAACAATCAAGCACTCGCGTGCCCGACGCAAGTTCCGCAACCGCCCGGCGGTTTTCACGCTGGTCGAGAAAAAACCCTGTCTTCTGACCTGAATGCATGTCCGCTCTGAAACAAATACCGTTTTCCGTAATTTCGGCGAACCGGGGCACTTCACCGTAGAGGAGACCCGCAGCCGGTTCGAGGCCCTCACGTTCACGCACGCCAACGTCACTGCGCTCGTAAATGCCCTGAGGGTTGTAACGTTCGGCGAGGAGCCGTACCAGCATTTCCTTGAAACGTTCCATCCCCAGAGCCAGGAACTGCACCACCAGATAATCGTCGTAACGGTCGACGATAAGCGCGGGAAG
This sequence is a window from Bacillota bacterium. Protein-coding genes within it:
- a CDS encoding EamA family transporter translates to MKSAPGSSGNNVPVRDSPVTWEGLLYLFVVYIVWGSTYLAIRVAVREGAGFPPFTMGCTRMLLAGGLLLLWAAVSRKRLRVSGGELKILIASGVLLWVGGNGLVLWAEQRAASGYAALLVGSMPIWVSLMEAVLDRKLPSRRLSVSLLIGFAGLGLLTLPGLSSGAGAGAGAIIALLAAPVCWSAGLILQRRKQVKLTVTASSGYQQIFGGLGFALLALVFREPVPSPTAEALWAWGYLVVFGSILAFTSFIKALRLLPTSILMTYSYVNPVIAAVLGWLILRESINIWTVAGAALILTGIAGVFRDRQLQKEIHKVTPWEIPSDEKR
- a CDS encoding quinate 5-dehydrogenase, translated to MLKKVVSVSLGSSKRDHTVTVDLLGESFEISRRGTDGDLEKAVALLRELDGNVDAIGLGGIDVYLVARKRRYPIKDGLRLLNTLKITPACDGSGLKNTLERQVVDQLFQEGIMRKGQRVLLVSAVDRFGMAEALVENGAKVIFGDLIFGLGIPIPVRSLFTISVLAALILPVLGRLSFKILYPTGTKQEQETPKYGRYYKWAEVIAGDFHYIKRYLPLSISGKIILTNTTTKKDEILLRNRGAKILVTTTPELTGRSFGTNVIEAVLLALLGKKWEDTTSEDYLNLIKEIGLKPSLRVLDAAPEV
- a CDS encoding class I SAM-dependent rRNA methyltransferase, giving the protein MSLLPGKEKRTVSGHDWVYRAEIRKVMGGFTPGDITEVYDARDRFIGRGYINPASQISVRLLTRRRDEPVDREFFRRRIETAEAYRRKVVKDTTAWRMINAEADFLPALIVDRYDDYLVVQFLALGMERFKEMLVRLLAERYNPQGIYERSDVGVREREGLEPAAGLLYGEVPRFAEITENGICFRADMHSGQKTGFFLDQRENRRAVAELASGTRVLDCFCYTGGFTVSAARGGAASVLALDTSGPALELAAANAALNGVADRCFFREGNCFDELRGLAGDGERFDLVILDPPAFTKSKSAVEGAVRGYKEINLRALKLLNPGGYLVSCSCSYHLGEGLFFEVIAAAARDAKRTIRLVELRRQARDHPILPAMPETYYLKCGIFQVF
- the dinB gene encoding DNA polymerase IV, which encodes MKARDILHCDLDAFFASVEQRDHQEYRGRPVIVGGSPEARGVVAACSYEARRFGVHSAMPVRRALDICPEAILLPVDFRRYREVSGRVRRVWERFTPEIEVVSIDEAYLTVDGGTGLAAAAEIRAAVSRELNLPLSIGVSVNKLLAKVACGLAKPDGVKALWPADVPEVLWPLPARVLPGVGPKSAERLAGIGVVTVGDLAAAPVELLKGVLGNASVAFQRSAQGLDNRDFPPVRKARSVSEETTFPQDVADRDQILATLMAQAEEVGYRLRAGGTKARTVTLKLRFAGFRTITRSVTFLEATDSGVALYRAACELFQRHSGRPPWRLVGIKASGLTEWEQLSLAPSLDRDEKTRRVESAIDGLRARYGRQVVFKARRLMRRD